In the genome of candidate division KSB1 bacterium, one region contains:
- a CDS encoding bifunctional 4-hydroxy-2-oxoglutarate aldolase/2-dehydro-3-deoxy-phosphogluconate aldolase → MTKSIALFEILKQHRLIGLLTPKDAEQCVVAYETLNPLGVVLEIAFRSKAAADGIRAVLNRHPDALILAGTVMTETQAKLAIDTGVAGIVSADYIPSVVEIAVRNDVMCIPGGLADCGKQLVQKAQLYGCDLDELRERYPYQYIYKLFPALTETGSNIGLAKAWKGPYKGLRIVYTGGISLENLQNIVQMDPEGIYCGSAVTKAIDQPDLMRAEAQKWLNIIKRA, encoded by the coding sequence ATGACCAAATCAATTGCTCTTTTTGAAATTTTGAAGCAACATCGATTAATTGGGCTACTGACTCCTAAAGATGCTGAGCAATGTGTCGTGGCTTATGAGACGCTCAATCCGCTTGGTGTGGTATTAGAGATCGCTTTTCGCTCCAAAGCTGCGGCTGATGGGATTCGAGCCGTTTTAAACCGTCATCCTGACGCGCTTATCCTCGCTGGCACTGTCATGACCGAAACTCAGGCGAAATTAGCTATCGATACCGGAGTCGCTGGTATTGTCTCGGCCGATTATATTCCATCCGTTGTGGAAATCGCAGTGAGAAACGATGTGATGTGCATTCCTGGTGGGTTAGCGGATTGCGGAAAACAGCTTGTTCAAAAAGCACAGCTCTATGGCTGTGACCTGGATGAATTGAGAGAGCGCTACCCCTACCAATACATTTACAAACTGTTCCCTGCATTGACCGAAACGGGATCGAATATAGGATTGGCCAAGGCCTGGAAGGGACCATATAAAGGGCTTCGTATCGTTTACACTGGAGGCATTTCTCTGGAAAATTTGCAAAACATCGTGCAAATGGATCCGGAAGGCATTTATTGTGGATCAGCTGTGACCAAGGCAATCGATCAACCAGACCTCATGCGCGCCGAAGCGCAAAAGTGGCTCAATATCATAAAGCGAGCTTAA
- a CDS encoding amidohydrolase family protein has product MAQLKYIDCYAAVGKWTGKDFEAPWTIDQMLSDMERCLIHGALVYTHLARELQPSVGNQMVLDICHRFPRLIPCWVVLPHQCDEAPPGPKLVQEMLEKGVKAAKLFPKLHRFPLKDPVMDLLFNSLQDAGIPVIFDRGEHEPEAQQIDWDDIHWICTNYPRLNVILHGVRWEATRHLLPLLKRFPHLYCEFSNHQGNRIIEFLVKEIGADQLLFGTQMMQKSPGAAKAFIDYADISLEHRKKIAHENLARLLKLQYLPDDYPDDRNSDKILQQVRSAKPIADMEVIDSHAHISEKGHSDIVIAPMPEADAAGLVERNRRIGVDITCVSSWTGIWNDYERGNEIVYQAIQDFPEHIVGYATLDPNYVLDWDLEIQRCHQTYGMKGMKPYFPRNKVPYNDQRYRTWFSYGNQHRLFALMHFSDNFVKEMEELAAMYPEISFLLAHSGMSYETARKHVALAKQFPNIFLEITYTAVTNGVIEYMVREVGSERVIYGSDAVMRDPIPQFGWLAYSNISEADKRNILGKNMRRIIDRCI; this is encoded by the coding sequence ATGGCTCAATTGAAATACATCGATTGCTATGCCGCCGTGGGAAAATGGACTGGAAAAGATTTTGAAGCCCCCTGGACCATAGATCAAATGCTCTCGGACATGGAACGCTGTCTGATTCATGGAGCGCTTGTCTATACGCATCTTGCGAGAGAACTTCAGCCATCGGTTGGGAATCAGATGGTGTTAGATATCTGTCATCGTTTTCCTCGACTTATTCCTTGCTGGGTGGTGCTTCCCCATCAGTGTGACGAAGCACCGCCTGGACCGAAGTTGGTTCAAGAAATGCTCGAAAAAGGGGTTAAGGCTGCGAAGCTATTTCCTAAATTGCATCGTTTCCCCCTTAAAGATCCCGTAATGGATTTGCTATTTAATTCGCTACAAGATGCGGGTATTCCTGTGATTTTCGATCGTGGCGAACATGAGCCAGAGGCTCAGCAAATTGATTGGGATGACATCCATTGGATTTGTACCAATTATCCCCGACTCAATGTGATTCTGCACGGCGTCCGTTGGGAGGCCACGCGACATCTGCTGCCGCTCCTGAAACGATTTCCCCATTTGTATTGTGAGTTTTCCAATCATCAGGGCAATCGAATCATCGAATTTTTGGTGAAAGAAATCGGGGCCGACCAGTTATTATTCGGAACGCAAATGATGCAGAAAAGCCCTGGTGCAGCCAAAGCTTTTATCGACTATGCTGACATCAGCCTGGAACACCGCAAAAAGATCGCTCACGAAAATTTAGCTCGACTGTTGAAGCTCCAGTATTTGCCTGATGATTATCCTGATGATCGCAATTCCGATAAGATTTTGCAGCAGGTACGTTCAGCAAAGCCGATCGCTGACATGGAAGTGATCGATTCCCACGCACATATCAGTGAAAAGGGACATTCAGATATTGTTATCGCCCCCATGCCAGAAGCTGATGCTGCTGGTCTGGTCGAACGAAACAGGCGAATTGGAGTTGATATTACCTGCGTGAGTTCTTGGACGGGAATCTGGAACGATTATGAACGTGGGAATGAAATTGTCTACCAGGCTATTCAAGATTTTCCCGAGCATATCGTTGGATATGCCACCCTTGATCCGAATTATGTCTTGGACTGGGATCTCGAAATTCAGCGCTGTCATCAGACTTATGGCATGAAAGGGATGAAACCATATTTTCCACGAAATAAAGTGCCGTATAACGATCAACGATATCGAACCTGGTTTAGCTACGGCAATCAGCATCGACTGTTTGCGCTGATGCATTTTTCAGATAATTTTGTCAAAGAGATGGAAGAATTGGCAGCAATGTATCCAGAGATCTCATTTCTACTGGCCCATTCTGGTATGAGCTATGAGACTGCACGGAAGCACGTTGCTTTGGCCAAGCAATTTCCCAACATTTTTCTTGAGATCACCTATACCGCTGTGACAAATGGCGTGATCGAGTATATGGTCAGAGAGGTCGGGTCTGAACGTGTCATCTATGGTTCGGATGCCGTTATGCGCGACCCTATCCCCCAATTCGGATGGCTGGCTTATTCGAACATCTCCGAGGCGGACAAACGAAACATTCTTGGGAAAAATATGCGCAGGATCATCGACCGCTGCATTTGA